The proteins below come from a single Myxocyprinus asiaticus isolate MX2 ecotype Aquarium Trade chromosome 28, UBuf_Myxa_2, whole genome shotgun sequence genomic window:
- the LOC127419141 gene encoding transcription factor Spi-B-like produces MLATLETIQYFQDLGPRELSSGNVDLDVIEEYLQEHLVEVMSGPCVQRRSEEQHSMAENSWSGHYAYEWHYGGISGTDETHEQQPQQQKTWLCQFSPNEWGHCQYDRNQCSDSDSLSTSSGCHEFPPSPATDRKGQIVCDSLAVAPLSGKRKERLFQFLYEMLQTPDMRSCIWWVQSSNGTFQFSSQNKEKLAEMWGRRKGNRKTMTYQKMARALRNYSRTGEICKVKRKLTYQFTERTLRGLQNNSQRFVAS; encoded by the exons atgttgGCAACCCTTGAAACC ATTCAATACTTTCAAGACCTGGGCCCCAGAGAGCTATCATCAGGAAATGTGGACCTTGACGTCATTGAGGAGTACCTGCAGGAGCACTTAGTGGAGGTGATGTCAGGACCATGTGTTCAGAGGAGAAGTGAAGAGCAGCACAGTATGGCAG AGAACAGCTGGTCTGGTCACTATGCATATGAGTGGCATTATGGTGGAATATCAGGTACAGACGAGACACATGAACAACAGCCACAGCAGCAAAAGACCTGGCTCTGTCAGTTCAGTCCCAATGAATGG GGACACTGTCAGTATGACAGGAACCAGTGCAGTGATTCAGACTCCCTATCCACCAGTTCTGGTTGCCATGAATTTCCACCATCTCCGGCCACAGACAGGAAGGGACAGATTGTGTGTGATTCCTTGGCTGTGGCGCCACTTTCAG GTAAAAGGAAAGAACGTCTGTTTCAGTTCTTATATGAGATGCTACAGACACCAGATATGCGGAGCTGCATTTGGTGGGTCCAGTCCAGCAACGGCACATTCCAGTTCTCCTCTCAGAACAAGGAGAAGCTGGCAGAAATGTGGGGCAGACGCAAGGGAAACCGCAAGACCATGACGTACCAGAAAATGGCTCGAGCTTTACGAAACTACTCACGAACTGGAGAAATCTGCAAAGTGAAGCGTAAACTCACCTATCAGTTTACTGAGAGAACACTGAGAGGGCTTCAGAACAACTCTCAAAGATTTGTGGCTAGTTAA
- the LOC127419269 gene encoding adenosine receptor A1-like produces MAWLVYTSLELLIAMACCLGNVLVVWAVCLRRTLRQPTFCFVASLAVADFLVGVVAVPLAVLVDGWVQITFQACLAVSCVVLVLTQASVLSLLAIAVDRYLRVSIPLRYKEIANEQRSWTAVVVCWLVSCLLGFTPLFGWHNGDSLPSNLHNSSYINCTFLAVISLPYMVYFNYLGCILLPLAAMTLLYALVFYSLRKRLRRVDKISAPGESKLRAFLIKEKRLARSLALVLLLFAICWMPLHLMNCVLLSMGPQGVPQIAFYAGILLSHANSALNPVVYALRIRKIREAYLEIWRGYVLCWRGQGDLPSPSWRSQPGEQNAGH; encoded by the exons ATGGCCTGGCTGGTCTACACCTCACTGGAGCTCCTCATCGCCATGGCATGCTGCCTGGGGAACGTGCTGGTCGTATGGGCTGTGTGTTTGAGGCGGACCCTCCGTCAGCCCACCTTCTGTTTCGTGGCGTCTCTGGCCGTGGCTGATTTTCTGGTGGGGGTGGTGGCAGTGCCACTGGCTGTGCTGGTGGATGGGTGGGTTCAGATAACATTTCAGGCCTGCCTGGCAGTCAGCTGTGTGGTGCTGGTACTGACCCAAGCTTCTGTGCTCTCACTGCTGGCTATTGCTGTGGACCGATACCTGCGTGTCTCTATACCTCTCAG GTACAAAGAGATAGCCAATGAGCAGCGTTCATGGACTGCAGTGGTCGTGTGTTGGTTGGTCTCTTGTCTGCTGGGTTTTACCCCTCTTTTTGGCTGGCATAATGGCGATTCCCTCCCCTCCAATCTCCATAATTCCTCCTATATTAACTGCACCTTCTTAGCGGTCATTTCACTGCCTTATATGGTCTACTTCAACTACCTGGGCTGCATCCTACTTCCCTTGGCAGCCATGACGCTTCTTTACGCTCTGGTTTTCTACAGTCTACGCAAGCGCCTCCGGAGGGTAGACAAGATTTCAGCGCCTGGTGAATCGAAGCTAAGGGCATTTTTGATCAAGGAGAAGAGGTTGGCTCGCTCCCTGGCCCTGGTTCTCCTACTGTTTGCAATATGTTGGATGCCTCTGCATCTCATGAATTGTGTACTGCTTTCAATGGGCCCACAAGGTGTCCCTCAGATTGCTTTCTATGCAGGTATTCTCCTCTCTCACGCCAACTCAGCTCTGAACCCTGTGGTCTATGCCCTTCGTATCAGAAAGATACGAGAGGCTTACCTGGAGATCTGGAGAGGGTATGTGCTCTGCTGGAGAGGCCAGGGAGACTTACCAAGTCCCTCATGGAGATCCCAGCCAGGAGAACAGAATGCTGGTCATTAA